Proteins from a single region of Rana temporaria chromosome 5, aRanTem1.1, whole genome shotgun sequence:
- the LOC120941068 gene encoding antifreeze protein Maxi-like has product MQQQRPQMQQQQSAPCCSSGHRCNSRSATDATAAAATDATAAATATNAAATTDAAAEATDAAATAPTDAAEATDATAGAATDATAATTDAATATDAAATTDAAVAATDATAAAATDATAAAATDATAAATTDAATATDVAATAPTDAAEATDATAAADTDATAAADTDATAAATIDAAAATATDAVEM; this is encoded by the coding sequence ATGCAGCAGCAGAGGCCGCAGATGCAGCAGCAACAGAGCGCCCCCTGCTGCAGCAGCGGCCACAGATGCAACAGCCGCAGCGCCACAGATGCAACAGCCGCAGCGGCCACAGATGCAACAGCCGCAGCAACGGCCACaaatgcagcagcaaccacagatgcagcagcagaggccacagatgcAGCAGCAACAGCGCCCACTGAtgcagcagaggccacagatgcAACAGCTGGAGCGGCCACAGATGCAACAGCAGCAACCACAGATGCAGCAACGGCCACagatgcagcagcaaccacagatgCAGCAGTAGCGGCCACGGATGCAACAGCCGCAGCGGCCACGGATGCAACAGCCGCAGCGGCCACAGATGCAACAGCCGCAGCAACCACAGATGCAGCAACGGCCACAGATGTAGCAGCAACAGCACCCACTGAtgcagcagaggccacagatgcAACAGCCGCAGCGGACACAGATGCAACAGCCGCAGCGGACACAGATGCAACAGCAGCAGCAACCATAGATgcagcagcagcaacagccaCAGATGCAGTGGAGATGTAA